From the genome of Clostridium sp. BNL1100, one region includes:
- a CDS encoding ATP-binding protein — protein MNSSLRTKLSISYVAVALICIMLISIFTTLFIYKHFEEYVKQNTEQKNREIVTTLSGQYMGNGKWNTKVIETIGISSMENGIILKVKDINGNIIWDAKAHNNGMCQRIIEHMSKNASRIPGSGKSSYTEVPYSINHDLNKVGTVEIGTYGDNYLNEHDIAFINDLYNLLWAVGIFSLILSLLFGTVMSKRLVSPIGRVINTAKAISKGFYSDRITEKSNTREINQLTVTINDLAENMQKQEILRKRLTGDVAHELRTPLATLQSHLEAMIDGIWPADSERLKSCHEEIVRISKMVGDLERLAKYESENLTLNMETFDITELAKRQVQNFETEFLSKGLELKLTGANCRVYADKDKISQVFVNLLSNALKYTPEGGTVEMNIQDNDTNTEISVMDNGPGIPQEDLPYIFERFYRADKSRNKLTGGSGIGLTICKSIVSAHGGSIYVQSNTSKGTKFTFNIPKI, from the coding sequence ATGAATTCCAGTTTAAGAACCAAGCTTTCAATTTCATATGTTGCGGTTGCACTTATTTGCATTATGCTTATAAGTATTTTTACAACACTTTTTATATACAAGCATTTTGAAGAATATGTAAAACAAAATACGGAACAAAAAAACCGTGAAATTGTTACTACCCTATCAGGCCAATACATGGGAAATGGCAAATGGAATACAAAAGTAATTGAAACCATCGGGATAAGTTCAATGGAGAATGGAATTATCTTAAAAGTCAAAGATATTAACGGTAATATTATTTGGGACGCAAAAGCTCACAACAATGGTATGTGTCAAAGAATAATAGAGCATATGTCAAAAAATGCAAGCAGGATACCCGGCAGCGGTAAGTCAAGCTACACAGAGGTTCCCTATTCTATAAACCATGACCTTAACAAGGTAGGAACTGTAGAAATCGGAACCTATGGAGACAATTATCTTAATGAACACGACATTGCATTTATAAATGATTTATACAATTTACTTTGGGCTGTGGGGATTTTCTCCTTAATTCTTTCTCTGTTGTTCGGAACTGTTATGTCAAAAAGACTGGTTTCGCCCATAGGAAGGGTAATAAATACGGCAAAAGCTATATCAAAAGGGTTTTATTCAGATAGAATTACAGAGAAGTCAAATACACGAGAAATAAATCAGCTTACTGTTACCATAAATGATCTTGCAGAAAACATGCAAAAGCAGGAAATATTAAGAAAAAGGCTTACCGGAGATGTTGCACATGAACTCAGAACTCCGCTCGCAACTCTACAGAGCCATTTAGAAGCCATGATAGATGGAATATGGCCTGCTGATTCGGAAAGACTTAAAAGCTGTCATGAAGAGATTGTAAGGATTAGCAAGATGGTAGGTGACCTTGAAAGACTTGCAAAGTATGAAAGTGAAAATCTTACACTGAACATGGAAACCTTTGATATTACTGAATTGGCAAAAAGGCAGGTGCAGAATTTTGAAACTGAGTTTTTAAGTAAAGGGCTGGAATTAAAACTCACTGGTGCAAATTGCCGGGTGTATGCTGATAAGGATAAAATAAGCCAGGTATTTGTTAATTTACTTTCAAATGCTTTAAAATACACTCCTGAAGGTGGAACGGTAGAAATGAATATACAGGATAATGATACAAATACTGAAATTTCTGTGATGGATAACGGACCGGGTATACCTCAGGAAGATTTGCCTTACATTTTTGAGAGGTTTTACAGGGCGGATAAGTCACGAAATAAGCTGACAGGTGGTTCCGGAATAGGACTTACCATTTGTAAATCCATTGTTTCAGCTCACGGTGGGAGTATTTACGTACAGAGTAATACGAGTAAAGGCACAAAATTTACCTTTAACATTCCCAAAATTTAA